A single Pseudochaenichthys georgianus chromosome 10, fPseGeo1.2, whole genome shotgun sequence DNA region contains:
- the LOC117454409 gene encoding uncharacterized protein, whose product MANPNSTLQTLSNRSTNIDSPDTDSRASMAKHYRTLQAWYNKKKNPDYESVSQLLDLEYAARRAFIDSDATREDNKHEKILEAYPCFRDIRHAMGELRRLLDKDNSHSIDEMLERWQDFCQKVQFYGVWKKMLKPPLGMDKAEQAIRILRVLPSLFPSPSAPPKKLRDASEALLHVLEVKEDPNSYLKKRPLPCPVLIVSSSSCLLAIGDAPIATFPKQDIAVGAIYLMAYYYAFHLTYPKCVATLLSVIQTEILLDKIHDKDLTPSYKKGMAEWKAFLGQ is encoded by the exons GTCGAGCTTCCATGGCCAAGCACTACAGGACCCTTCAGGCTTGGtataataaaaagaaaaatcctGACTATGAGTCTGTCTCTCAGCTCTTGGATTTGGAGTATGCAGCCAGAAGAGCATTCATTGATTCTGATGCCACTCGTGAGGACAACAAACACGAGAAGATTCTTGAGGCATATCCTTGTTTCAGGGACATTAGACAT GCAATGGGTGAGCTTCGACGTCTTCTGGACAAGGATAACAGCCACAGCATTGATGAAATGTTGGAAAGATGGCAAGACTTCTGCCAGAAGGTGCAGTTTTATGGCGTATGGAAAAAGATGCTGAAACCTCCATTGGGAATGGACAAAG CTGAACAGGCTATAAGGATCCTGCGTGTGCTGCCATCACTGTTCCCCTCTCCGTCTGCTCCTCCAAAAAAGCTAAGAGATGCAAGTGAGGCTCTGCTGCATGTCCTCGAG GTAAAAGAAGACCCCAATTCCTACTTGAAGAAGCGACCTCTCCCGTGTCCAGTCCTGATTGTGAGCTCGTCCAGCTGCCTCCTGGCCATAGGTGATGCGCCAATAGCTACATTCCCAAAACAGGACATTGCTGTGGGTGCCATATACCTTATGGCCTACTATTATGCCTTTCACCTTACATACCCCAAGTGTGTAGCCACCCTGCTTTCAGTCATACAAACAGAGATCCTCTTGGACAAAATCCATGACAAAGACCTCACACCATCCTACAAGAAAGGCATGGCTGAATGGAAAGCTTTTCTTGGCCAATAG